From a single Prochlorococcus sp. MIT 0603 genomic region:
- a CDS encoding methyltransferase family protein → MNSSKKSLLKSSSKFNLVKSYLGNNKFIKSSPGAYLIFIQILVISAHLIPKWPSLENWPFILKLLAIIILIKGIYQVIYAILDLGKCFSISPYPNKNSILVTYGGYHKCRHPIYNGICLISCSIFIFNGSIIHLFLFSLLSIILIKKARLEEVRLKLIHDQYTSYMKDTPAIFNRIKYFDWRD, encoded by the coding sequence ATGAATTCATCCAAGAAGTCACTTCTCAAAAGCTCTTCTAAGTTTAACTTAGTAAAATCATATCTAGGCAATAACAAATTTATAAAAAGCAGCCCCGGTGCATACTTGATATTCATTCAAATACTTGTTATATCAGCCCATTTAATTCCAAAATGGCCCTCATTAGAAAATTGGCCATTCATTTTAAAGTTATTGGCAATTATTATATTGATTAAAGGTATTTATCAAGTAATATATGCAATACTAGATCTAGGCAAATGCTTTAGTATAAGTCCATATCCTAATAAAAATTCTATTTTAGTAACCTATGGAGGTTATCATAAGTGTAGACATCCTATTTACAATGGTATTTGCCTGATATCATGTAGTATTTTTATATTTAATGGAAGTATTATACATTTATTTTTATTCTCTTTGTTAAGCATTATCCTCATAAAGAAAGCAAGATTAGAAGAAGTTAGGTTGAAGTTAATCCATGATCAATACACAAGCTATATGAAGGATACACCAGCAATATTTAACCGAATAAAATACTTTGATTGGAGAGATTGA